In a genomic window of Rhopalosiphum maidis isolate BTI-1 chromosome 4, ASM367621v3, whole genome shotgun sequence:
- the LOC113551949 gene encoding remodeling and spacing factor 1 yields MTASPVAEAQDVCASDPNFAVIFAFCERFGDSCGVTIPTFQELQEMLENTTEVPDALVDLHIKLLRRVKKSVNADKWERAVLKFCQEYSIPEFWELENYGYKGISVKLKLRILKTLFEAQFDSNVKFKSEINKLESSTLHSQPLGWDRSGVAYWVQFDRACNLRVYREDIDEDTWEIVAKDRSTLVNLINELSGAKDNTLDDIEDSNSIETGSEGENELPSSLNPEKPSLIIENNKKEYSTTESTNVELEKNELDSQENPLDKPINFKRKLNEDDDLPNKCNIPIVGEEIEESVMIVKGEGSGQECDTGNPDETNTQNDTSKIEDVKKPKLWSIEAICSSSKEVKEEIVSVPKTGFFFGDDSVPCFNNVSNGEDSCIDDSKLKVAQSNKDIEESKKNKISVEELNKNMKTDEELCTNKKNDEEINKSEKLDEVDTTTSHGIKSLNLNEFSCKNVSKQSVFNIKVHEEEVQITERKANEVFTKSETSIKHNTTSVYGSTSFDSYIKPQESQINSMTEIVAHNKDNQPQISSKINTYDADHKTECNKIEVDQTNDLLPDLTNSDIFTSTKVEEQKNQSVKFEENTKCNIDQHLEENKKKEIDQQLIVSEPIKTNTLDNKIQLNEQLTTSKSSQSDEEKILDNRCETIKANESFANTIGQYDDINDQPSSYVVEQKACILDTSVSNLADQSTISDDQILENKSIIDDEKPNDNLVEENEPDKQVSEHIEHTQITDDLETSSTYSNSDLNKHTESDNSIINSIASSSKAHDQTLADNVDQCPQISKQVDNNQNTNKSKKTLHNISNIIDTNMTVVSDSVKANEQPINYINTEIKQLDHLTKEKNVFQEKKPFVVNIDSPNNFNSKHSLNNILQKSDNVKEMLECPNTESSNVDSEIDKIDSVKSEVKIKELHLKSKDVLKDLTVLKEDKMIENEKNISPIISSVPENQKEEVLDVLTKETKSDKDYELSTMSTEQYKTDEIKRGDLNVNCDETIQNKDLKEKQKLFKIVNDTDTYVYNKEKLNLEDLKKVSCNKDDNLVHDLSVQNSTLKTESLMEFKEESAVDNSLSDKNVINKSIKNDKNLENKEKETNFDKDVINQNLKIEIDSEDDEENIIKSSDEQLVISPVQESTCENSDETNQETFNKSPKEEFDYSIAVDQTFEEDNKSDEEEVAEEIPKKKGRPGRKKGKRGRAKKVTTVKQENSSITEEKVKRPYKPRQKKVVTISEEVTVFPEPAGDDNVRRSRRIAEIKIKEQFIPATQYDDIDIPLKSPKKKDKGGKKGSTSSKKLENAEESDDEDEEDPISKKFKKKRRKGKSDSLKKINMVNPWNVDSESSSSENNIELFEDYDHEEEEEIPRPGIEPNISDHEFSPESDINDEDEEYLPEKRARTAHKKDEGEPLKDDMCQKCNKSDQPEWILLCDTCNQGWHASCLRPPLMVIPDGDWYCPPCRHQALLNALKETLKKYDGESKKRENEELRRKRLAYVGISLQNVISSKTEEVKSDKSPVVHQSSEDDEEESESEDYDSEPLYTLRARRQANVSYRFNDYDDMINEAILEETGVDESAAKKSAELKTDKNDNDENNDSDNDENDKDREDSPIAPALLHLRGRKKSKKLTNLDISSDDGSDEDFKGPSDGDDDYEEDLSEYSDDSVKRRPQPTRRSVRNRKNVVDPDFINDDSSEESDQRSKKKRSRPWSDSSNSEEEDLTWGKRKKKRTNAYSSSSLSSKPAAKGSKRKRSENNGARKFKKSTIKFGMNSDSDFDGQPKRRTRGRQITYAESDDSEEEVQTKKRKVASDEEDEYVLNDEELEVENEDHTLEVEEDDAVASNEEEKDDDDVGEDEAVDEEEEDEDEEEEVDTKPAIASSGPAPSNVVHPTVAKPPPPPAVVQSVIREPASSLSSDLPVAEPHHNPHPRLLPPAVVQRLDKQEPPSAVDPAHGSPDKRKRPQHQPKKCPSPNPLVDYGGGAGYPYAPDATKVTVSTVVPPSPAFVRPPVTVPGAAGVFKTMVPRTAGDVGFSAVPVPYRTAVNKMTGPAAYLPPPQPQVQQIYQAPTSTPPPPQPQPSSTSYSPYPIDYAAAGASLPPPPPLIPFRNVVVAPPPLHEHALLPGAAHQQPPPQQSAATGGDSEFGGLVSYFSSQQEDDFDT; encoded by the exons ATGACCGCTTCACCAGTGGCTGAGGCACAGGACGTGTGCGCATCGGATCCTAACTTTGCGGTTATATTTGCTTTCTGCGAACGGTTCGGAGACAGTTGTGGTGTTACTATTCCTACGTTCCAAGAGCTACAAGAAATGTTAGAAAACACTACTGAAG ttcCAGATGCATTAGTTGATTTGCATATAAAGTTATTGCGCAGGGTCAAAAAAAGTGTAAATGCAGATAAATGGGAAAGagcagttttaaaattttgtcaaGAATATTCTATACCAGAATTTTGGGAATTAGAAAACTACGGATACAAAGGAATTTccgtaaaactaaaattaaggattttaaaa ACTCTTTTTGAAGCACAATTTGAcagtaatgttaaatttaagtccgaaataaataaattagaaagttCTACACTTCATTCTCAACCGCTAGGTTGGGATAGATCAGGTGTAGCATATTGGGTGCAGTTTGATCGAGCATGTAATCTTCGAGTTTACAGAGAAGATATTGATGAAGATACTTGGGAAATCGTAgcaaa aGATCGAAGCACTTTAGTTAAtcttataaatgaattatctggAGCAAAAGATAATACTCTCGACGATATTGAAGATAGTAATAGTATAGAAACTGGTTCAGAAGGTGAAAATGAATTACCCTCAAGTCTGAATCCTGAGAAACCCTctcttattattgaaaataacaaaaaagaatATAGTACTACAGAATCAACTAATGttgaattagaaaaaaatgaattagatTCACAAGAAAATCCTCTTGATAAaccaattaatttcaaaagaaaattaaatgaagATGATGATTTacctaataaatgtaatattcctATCGTTGGAGAAGAAATTGAAGAATCTGTGATGATTGTGAAAGGTGAAGGTTCTGGGCAGGAATGTGATACTGGTAATCCTGATGAAACAAATACTCAAAATGATACATCAAAAATTGAAGAtgtaaaaaaaccaaaattatggAGTATAGAAGCTATTTGTAGTTCATCTAAAGAAGTCAAAGAAGAAATTGTTTCTGTTCCTAaaactggttttttttttggtgatgATTCTGTAccatgttttaataatgtttctaATGGAGAAGATTCTTGTATTGATGacagtaaattaaaagttgCCCAATCAAACAAAGATATCGaagaatcgaaaaaaaataaaatatcagttgaagaacttaataaaaatatgaaaactgaTGAGgaattatgtacaaataaaaagaatgatgaagaaataaataaaagtgaaaaattgGATGAAGTTGATACTACTACATCACATGgcattaaatctttaaatttaaatgaattttcatgtaaaaatgtttcaaaacaatcagtttttaatattaaagtccaCGAAGAAGAAGTTCAGATCACAGAACGTAAAGCTAATGaagtttttacaaaatctGAAACtagtattaaacataatacaacaaGTGTTTATGGTTCAACATCATttgatagttatattaaacctCAAGAGTCTCAGATAAACAGTATGACAGAAATTGTTGCACACAATAAAGATAATCAACCACAAATCAgtagcaaaataaatacatatgatGCAGATCACAAGACTGAATGCAACAAAATTGAAGTTGATCAAACTAATGATCTACTTCCAGACCTTACCAATTCTGATATTTTCACAAGTACAAAAGTAgaagaacaaaaaaatcagAGTGTGAAATTCGAAGAAAACACAAAGTGCAATATTGATCAACACttagaagaaaataaaaaaaaggaaatagATCAACAACTAATAGTAAGTGAacctattaaaacaaatacactcgataataaaatacaattaaatgaaCAATTAACAACAAGTAAAAGCAGTCAAAGTGATGAAGAAAAAATACTAGATAATAGATGTGAAACAATCAAAGCAAATGAATCATTTGCAAACACAATTGGCCAATATGATGACATTAATGACCAACCAAGTTCTTATGTAGTTGAGCAAAAAGCATGCATATTAGATACATCAGTATCAAATTTAGCTGACCAGAGTACTATATCAGACGATCaaatattggaaaataaatCCATTATTGATGATGAAAAACCTAATGATAATTTAGTTGAAGAAAATGAACCAGATAAACAAGTATCTGAACATATTGAACATACTCAAATTACTGATGATTTAGAAACTAGTTCTACTTATTCTAATAGtgatcttaataaacacactgAAAGTGAtaactcaataataaattcaattgcTAGTAGTAGTAAAGCACATGATCAAACCTTAGCAGACAATGTCGATCAATGTCCTCAAATCTCTAAACAAGTTGacaataatcaaaatactaataaatctaagaaaacattacataacataagtaatattattgatactaaTATGACTGTTGTTAGCGATAGTGTTAAAGCAAATGAACaaccaattaattatattaatactgaaATTAAACAACTAGATCAtttaacaaaagaaaaaaatgtttttcaagaaaaaaaaccatttgttGTAAATATAGATAGcccaaacaattttaatagtaaacatagtttaaataatatattacaaaaatcggACAATGTTAAAGAAATGTTGGAATGTCCTAACACTGAATCATCTAATGTTGATTCAGAAATAGACAAAATTGATTCAGTGAAATCTGAGgtcaaaataaaagaattacaTTTAAAGAGTAAGGATGTTTTGAAAGATTTAACTGTATTAAAAGAAGATAAAATgatagaaaatgaaaaaaatatttcacccATAATTTCAAGTGTACCAGAAAATCAAAAGGAAGAAGTCCTTGATGTATTGACTAAAGAAACAAAAAGTGATAAGGATTATGAATTATCAACAATGTCTACAGAACAATATAAAACTGATGAAATAAAACGGGGCGATTTAAATGTGAATTGTGATGAAACTATACAAAACAaagatttaaaagaaaaacaaaaattatttaaaattgtaaatgataCTGAtacttatgtttataataaagaaaaattaaatttagaagaTTTGAAAAAAGTTTCATGTAACAAAGACGACAACCTTGTGCATGATTTATCTGTACAAAATAGTACATTAAAAACAGAATCCCTAATGGAGTTTAAAGAAGAAAGTGCCGTTGATAATTCACTCAGTg ataaaaatgtcatcaacaaatcaataaaaaatgataagaatttagaaaacaaagaaaaagaaactaattttgataaagatgtaataaatcaaaatctcAAAATAGAAATTGACTCTGAAG atgatgaggaaaatataataaaatcttctGATGAGCAACTTGTTATTTCTCCTGTTCAAGAGAGTACATGTGAAAATTCTGATGAAACTAACCaagaaacatttaataaaagtc CTAAAGAAGAGTTTGATTATAGCATAGCTGTAGATCAAACTTTTGAAGAAGATAATAAAAGTGATGAAGAGGAAGTAGCCGAAGAAATACCAAAAAAGAAAGGGAGACCTGGGCGGAAAAagg gAAAAAGAGGAAGGGCTAAAAAAGTTACTACAGTCAAGCAAGAAAATAGTAGTATTACAGAAGAAAAAGTAAAACGACCATACAAACCTCGTCAAAAGAAag TTGTCACCATATCAGAAGAAGTGACAGTGTTTCCAGAACCAGCTGGTGATGACAATGTGCGTAGATCAAGGCGTATTGctgaaataaagataaaagaaCAATTTATTCCTGCTACACAATATGATGATATTGATATACCATTAAAGAGTCCAAAGAAAAAAGATAAAGGTGGAAAGAAAGGGTCAACATCTtccaaaaaa TTGGAAAATGCAGAAGAATCTGATGACGAAGACGAAGAAGATcctatatctaaaaaattcaaaaagaaaAGAAGGAAAGGAAAATCTGATTCTTTGAAGAAAATCAATATGGTGAATCCTTGGAATGTTGATTCTGAATCCAG TTCTTCGGAAAacaatatagaattatttgaAGATTATGATCATGAAGAAGAGGAAGAAATTCCTAGACCTGGAATTGAGCCTAACATTTCAGATCATGAGTTTTCTCCTGAATCAGATATTAATGACGAAGATGAAGAGTATTTGCCTGAAAAAAGAGCGCGAACTGCTCATAAAAAag aTGAAGGAGAACCATTAAAAGACGATATGTGTcaaaaatgtaacaaaagtGATCAACCTGAATGGATTTTGTTATGTGATACATGTAATCAAGGATGGCATGCATCTTGTCTCCGCCCTCCACTTATGGTGATTCCTGATGGTGACTGGTATTGTCCACCATGTCGTCat CAAGCTCTATTGAATGCATTAAaagaaactttaaaaaaatatgatgggGAATCTAAAAAACGAGAAAATGAAGAATTGAGACGTAAACGGTTGGCATATGTTGGGATAAGTCttcaaaatgttatatcaTCAAAAACAGAAGAAGTTAAATCCGATAAATCGCCTGTAGTACATCAGTCTTCTGAAGATGATGAAGAAGAATCAGAATCAGAAGATTATGATTCAGAACCGTTGTATACTTTAAGAGCTAGGCGACAAGCTAATGTCAGTTACCGTTTTAATGATTATGATGATATGATCAATGAAGCAATTTTG gaggAGACTGGTGTTGATGAATCTGCAGCAAAAAAATCTGCTGAATTAAAAACTGacaaaaatgataatgatGAAAACAATGACTCTGATAACGATGAAAACGATAAGGATAGAGAGGATTCACCAATAGCACCTGCTCTGTTGCATTTGAGGGGgcgaaaaaaatcaaaaaagctTACAAACCTTGATATCAGTTCAGACGATGGTTCAGACGAAGACTTCAAAGGACCTTC aGATGGGGACGATGATTACGAGGAAGATTTGAGCGAATATAGTGACGATTCTGTCAAAAGACGACCACAACCAACTAGACGGTCTGTGCGGAACCGCAAAAATGTAGTTGACCCCGATTTTA TCAATGACGATTCGAGTGAAGAAAGCGATCaacgttcaaaaaaaaaaagatcgaGACCTTGGTCAGATTCATCGAATAGCGAAGAAGAGGACTTAACATGgggcaaaagaaaaaaaaaacgtactaATGCCTACTCTTCTTCGTCATTATCGTCCAAACCAGCCGCCAAAGGGTCTAAAAGAAAACGCAGTGAAAATAATGGTgctcgaaaatttaaaaaatcgacg aTCAAGTTTGGTATGAATTCGGATTCAGACTTCGACGGCCAACCCAAAAGAAGGACAAGAGGACGACAGATAACTTACGCTGAATCCGACGATTCTGAAgag GAAGTCCAAACGAAAAAGCGTAAAGTAGCAAGTGATGAAGAAGACGAATACGTATTGAACGACGAAGAATTAGAAGTCGAGAACGAAGACCATACCTTGGAAGTGGAAGAAGACGATGCGGTGGCCAGTAATGAAGAGGAGAAGGACGACGATGACGTTGGTGAAGATGAAGCTGTAGACGAGGAAGAAGAGGACGAGGACGAAGAGGAAGAAGTTGACACAAAACCGGCGATAGCCTCATCAGGCCCGGCTCCGAGTAACGTGGTACATCCAACCGTCGCGAAACCTCCGCCGCCGCCTGCAGTTGTACAATCTGTGATTAGGGAACCGGCGTCATCATTGTCATCCGATCTTCCGGTCGCCGAACCACATCACAACCCGCACCCGCGACTGTTGCCACCGGCCGTTGTCCAGCGACTAGACAAACAAGAGCCGCCGTCCGCCGTGGACCCGGCACACGGATCTCCGGACAAGCGTAAACGGCCGCAGCACCAGCCGAAAAAGTGTCCGTCGCCCAACCCTCTGGTGGATTACGGGGGAGGTGCCGGTTACCCTTACGCACCGGACGCCACCAAAGTGACGGTGTCCACCGTCGTCCCGCCGTCACCCGCGTTCGTCAGACCGCCCGTGACCGTGCCCGGGGCCGCGGGGGTGTTCAAGACCATGGTGCCGCGAACCGCCGGCGACGTGGGTTTTTCCGCCGTGCCCGTCCCGTACCGGACCGCGGTCAATAAGATGACCGGTCCGGCCGCCTACCTGCCGCCGCCGCAGCCCCAGGTGCAACAGATATACCAGGCGCCAACGTCGACGCCGCCACCGCCACAGCCACAGCCGTCGTCGACCAGTTACTCGCCGTATCCGATCGATTACGCTGCGGCCGGTGCATCGCTTCCGCCTCCGCCACCATTGATACCGTTCCGAAACGTGGTCGTAGCTCCGCCGCCGCTGCACGAACACGCTCTGCTGCCCGGCGCGGCACACCAACAGCCGCCGCCGCAACAGTCGGCCGCGACCGGCGGGGACAGCGAATTCGGCGGGcttgtttcatatttttccaGTCAACAAGAAGACGATTTTGACACATGA
- the LOC113550602 gene encoding double-stranded RNA-binding protein Staufen homolog 2 isoform X2, translating to MKRLVVIIHVLLAASSSGLMYKDLIDLEELTDIFGLSNCVEGYLMAGALVLNSDRNSYSQLNALLQNDYSAENSTSIDKDKTPMCLVNELARFNKIKHQYKLTNEQGPPHKKKFTVTLQLGNEEYNADAMSIKKAQHAAAALALSKTNYNQPQTKMKLKASDNITPTVELNALAMKRGEQTVYTVIETPQYLPTPQLPNQFNSFKPEIYSHTRTTGPYNNFNNLVTRGGPRCMPYIPNFYNPRFNVSQVPPPNTYIKPEVKPVGVYKVKLQIGKHEFIGHGNTNQAARHDAALKALTQIKNEEKNENIKEVLKSGDSKSVISQVYEVALKMKLPIKFEVLKEDGLPHMKTYITKCTVGTYNATGEGNGKKISKRRAAEKMLQTLKEANESLLEDDNSSPTLPLPTKNRYKMPRKKNKNLIKETKPNSENIEPVNYKTEDTDPVAKLFKIQATKKEKEPLYVLKEDIIHTNRKKEFIFEVSVGQSSALGKGPNKKDAKRNAAENLLVELGYESELKRRSIKNNDLPLASNENKANIDSPRKNGRQIAPGVLLVSPDTSIANKPSQGNDGVPLVSVASNMASDFSVINFQPTQQLDYFSQMLGFKVQYSEFPKGSHKDYLTLVSLSTMPPQICQGSGSTLENSRNAAALNAISSLVNLNIPAEPTQQQGPVNGFSIQQNHYNSNPITRLS from the exons gctATCTGATGGCTGGAGCACTAGTACTAAACTCAGATAGAAATTCATATTCACAATTGAATGCATTGTTACAAAATGATTATTCAGCAGAAAACAGTACATCCATTGATAAAGATAAAACCCCCATGTGTCTTGTAAATGAGTTAGCAAGATTTAATAag aTTAAGCATCAATACAAGCTAActaatgaacaagggccaccacataaaaaaaaatttactgttACTTTACAGTTAGGAAATGAAGAGTACAATGCAGATGCAATGAGCATTAAAAAAGCTCAACATGCTGCAGCTGCTCTAGCTTTATCAAAAACCAATTATAATCAACCGCAgactaaaatgaaattaaaagctTCTG ataatattactcCAACTGTGGAGCTAAATGCATTGGCAATGAAACGTGGAGAACAAACAGTTTACACTGTTATTGAAACACCTCAATATTTGCCAACGCCACAACTTCCTAACcagtttaatagttttaaaccaGAAATTTACTCACATACAAGAACAACAGGACCTTATAATAACTTCAATAATTTagt TACTAGAGGTGGACCACGATGTATGCCATATATACCAAATTTCTATAATCCACGCTTCAATGTATCTCag GTACCTCCGCCAAATACTTATATCAAGCCTGAAGTCAAACCTGTAGGAGTTTATAAGGTTAAACTTCAAATTGGTAAACATGAGTTTATTGGACATGGCAATACTAATCAAGCAGCAAGACATGATGCTGCATTAAAAGCtttaacacaaattaaaaatgaagaaaaaaatgaaaacatcaaagaagttttaaaat ctgGTGATTCAAAATCAGTAATTTCGCAAGTTTATGAAGTGGCTTTAAAAATGAAGCTACCTATCAAATTTGAAGTTTTGAAAGAAGATGGACTACCACACATGAAAACCTATATCACTAAATGTACAGTTGGTACTTACAATGCTACTGGTGAAGGAAACGGAAAaaag attTCAAAACGTCGCGCAGCAGAGAAAATGCTTCAAACTTTGAAAGAAGCAAATGAATCTCTTTTAGAAGATGACAATAGTTCTCCAACACTTCCATTACCAACAAAGAACCGTTATAAAATGcccaggaaaaaaaataaaaatcttatcaAGGAAACAAAACCAAACTCGGAAAATATTGAACCTGTGAATTATAAAACAGAGGATACTGATCCAGTtgctaaactttttaaaatacaagcaacaaaaaaagaaaaggaaCCATTATACGTTCTTAAGGAAGACATCATTCATACAAATCGcaaaaaagaatttatttttgaa GTTTCAGTTGGACAGAGTTCCGCATTGGGCAAAGGACCTAATAAAAAAGATGCTAAACGTAATGCAGCTGAAAACCTATTAGTGGAATTAGGTTATGAGAGTGAACTTAAAAGAcgttctattaaaaataatgatttacctTTG gcaAGTAATGAAAACAAAGCAAATATTGACAGCCCGAGAAAAAATGGACGGCAAATTGCTCCTGGTGTTTTACTTGTATCACCTGACACATCAATAGCCAATAAACCTAGTCAAGGAAACGATGGAGTTCCTTTAGTGTCAGTTGCTAGTAACATGGCCAGTGATTTTTCAGTCATTAATTTCCAGCCAACTCAACAATTGGACTACTTTTCACAAATGTTAGGTTTTAAAGTGCAGTATTCTGAGTTCCCAAAG gggAGCCACAAGGATTACCTCACATTAGTATCCCTATCAACCATGCCTCCTCAGATCTGCCAAGGTTCTGGTTCTACTTTGGAAAATTCTCGTAATGCT gcTGCGCTAAATGCCATCAGTTCCTTGGTAAACCTTAATATTCCAGCAGAACCAACACAACAACAAGGACCTGTGAATGGATTTTCTATTCAACAAAATCATTACAATAGCAATCCTATAACTAGGCTTAGTTAA
- the LOC113550602 gene encoding double-stranded RNA-binding protein Staufen homolog 2 isoform X1 gives MKRLVVIIHVLLAASSSGLMYKDLIDLEELTDIFGLSNCVEGYLMAGALVLNSDRNSYSQLNALLQNDYSAENSTSIDKDKTPMCLVNELARFNKIKHQYKLTNEQGPPHKKKFTVTLQLGNEEYNADAMSIKKAQHAAAALALSKTNYNQPQTKMKLKASGHYNNITPTVELNALAMKRGEQTVYTVIETPQYLPTPQLPNQFNSFKPEIYSHTRTTGPYNNFNNLVTRGGPRCMPYIPNFYNPRFNVSQVPPPNTYIKPEVKPVGVYKVKLQIGKHEFIGHGNTNQAARHDAALKALTQIKNEEKNENIKEVLKSGDSKSVISQVYEVALKMKLPIKFEVLKEDGLPHMKTYITKCTVGTYNATGEGNGKKISKRRAAEKMLQTLKEANESLLEDDNSSPTLPLPTKNRYKMPRKKNKNLIKETKPNSENIEPVNYKTEDTDPVAKLFKIQATKKEKEPLYVLKEDIIHTNRKKEFIFEVSVGQSSALGKGPNKKDAKRNAAENLLVELGYESELKRRSIKNNDLPLASNENKANIDSPRKNGRQIAPGVLLVSPDTSIANKPSQGNDGVPLVSVASNMASDFSVINFQPTQQLDYFSQMLGFKVQYSEFPKGSHKDYLTLVSLSTMPPQICQGSGSTLENSRNAAALNAISSLVNLNIPAEPTQQQGPVNGFSIQQNHYNSNPITRLS, from the exons gctATCTGATGGCTGGAGCACTAGTACTAAACTCAGATAGAAATTCATATTCACAATTGAATGCATTGTTACAAAATGATTATTCAGCAGAAAACAGTACATCCATTGATAAAGATAAAACCCCCATGTGTCTTGTAAATGAGTTAGCAAGATTTAATAag aTTAAGCATCAATACAAGCTAActaatgaacaagggccaccacataaaaaaaaatttactgttACTTTACAGTTAGGAAATGAAGAGTACAATGCAGATGCAATGAGCATTAAAAAAGCTCAACATGCTGCAGCTGCTCTAGCTTTATCAAAAACCAATTATAATCAACCGCAgactaaaatgaaattaaaagctTCTGGTcattata ataatattactcCAACTGTGGAGCTAAATGCATTGGCAATGAAACGTGGAGAACAAACAGTTTACACTGTTATTGAAACACCTCAATATTTGCCAACGCCACAACTTCCTAACcagtttaatagttttaaaccaGAAATTTACTCACATACAAGAACAACAGGACCTTATAATAACTTCAATAATTTagt TACTAGAGGTGGACCACGATGTATGCCATATATACCAAATTTCTATAATCCACGCTTCAATGTATCTCag GTACCTCCGCCAAATACTTATATCAAGCCTGAAGTCAAACCTGTAGGAGTTTATAAGGTTAAACTTCAAATTGGTAAACATGAGTTTATTGGACATGGCAATACTAATCAAGCAGCAAGACATGATGCTGCATTAAAAGCtttaacacaaattaaaaatgaagaaaaaaatgaaaacatcaaagaagttttaaaat ctgGTGATTCAAAATCAGTAATTTCGCAAGTTTATGAAGTGGCTTTAAAAATGAAGCTACCTATCAAATTTGAAGTTTTGAAAGAAGATGGACTACCACACATGAAAACCTATATCACTAAATGTACAGTTGGTACTTACAATGCTACTGGTGAAGGAAACGGAAAaaag attTCAAAACGTCGCGCAGCAGAGAAAATGCTTCAAACTTTGAAAGAAGCAAATGAATCTCTTTTAGAAGATGACAATAGTTCTCCAACACTTCCATTACCAACAAAGAACCGTTATAAAATGcccaggaaaaaaaataaaaatcttatcaAGGAAACAAAACCAAACTCGGAAAATATTGAACCTGTGAATTATAAAACAGAGGATACTGATCCAGTtgctaaactttttaaaatacaagcaacaaaaaaagaaaaggaaCCATTATACGTTCTTAAGGAAGACATCATTCATACAAATCGcaaaaaagaatttatttttgaa GTTTCAGTTGGACAGAGTTCCGCATTGGGCAAAGGACCTAATAAAAAAGATGCTAAACGTAATGCAGCTGAAAACCTATTAGTGGAATTAGGTTATGAGAGTGAACTTAAAAGAcgttctattaaaaataatgatttacctTTG gcaAGTAATGAAAACAAAGCAAATATTGACAGCCCGAGAAAAAATGGACGGCAAATTGCTCCTGGTGTTTTACTTGTATCACCTGACACATCAATAGCCAATAAACCTAGTCAAGGAAACGATGGAGTTCCTTTAGTGTCAGTTGCTAGTAACATGGCCAGTGATTTTTCAGTCATTAATTTCCAGCCAACTCAACAATTGGACTACTTTTCACAAATGTTAGGTTTTAAAGTGCAGTATTCTGAGTTCCCAAAG gggAGCCACAAGGATTACCTCACATTAGTATCCCTATCAACCATGCCTCCTCAGATCTGCCAAGGTTCTGGTTCTACTTTGGAAAATTCTCGTAATGCT gcTGCGCTAAATGCCATCAGTTCCTTGGTAAACCTTAATATTCCAGCAGAACCAACACAACAACAAGGACCTGTGAATGGATTTTCTATTCAACAAAATCATTACAATAGCAATCCTATAACTAGGCTTAGTTAA